A genome region from Arachis duranensis cultivar V14167 chromosome 6, aradu.V14167.gnm2.J7QH, whole genome shotgun sequence includes the following:
- the LOC107493086 gene encoding LOB domain-containing protein 16-like has translation MACSSGNGTSSGGSGSPCGACKFLRRKCAADCIFAPYFCSEQGPARFAAIHKVFGASNVSKLLLHIPAHDRCEAVVTIAYEAQARIRDPVYGCVSHIFALQQQVACLQAQLMQVKAQLAQNQIENQWAGNVGGAMNNPFGHTNYMNPPISPQSSLESIDHHSSSIIDMHDTRPEDFNSFQQQQQQQQQASSKRRSYNNNNNNDLGELQELALRMMRN, from the exons atgGCTTGTTCAAGTGGAAATGGAACAAGCAGTGGTGGATCAGGTTCACCGTGTGGGGCGTGCAAGTTTCTGAGGAGGAAGTGTGCTGCAGATTGCATATTTGCACCATACTTCTGCTCAGAACAAGGGCCTGCAAGATTTGCAGCCATACATAAGGTCTTTGGTGCAAGCAACGTTTCCAAGCTCTTGCTTCATATTCCCGCTCATGATCGCTGTGAGGCTGTTGTCACCATTGCTTATGAGGCTCAAGCTCGTATCAGAGACCCCGTTTATGGTTGCGTCTCTCACATTTTCGCATTACAACAACAG GTAGCATGCTTGCAGGCACAATTGATGCAAGTGAAGGCTCAGCTGGCACAGAATCAAATAGAGAATCAATGGGCAGGGAATGTTGGTGGAGCCATGAACAATCCATTTGGTCACACCAATTACATGAACCCTCCTATATCTCCTCAGAGTTCACTTGAATCAATTGATCATCACAGCAGCAGCATCATTGATATGCATGACACAAGACCAGAGGATTTCAACTCattccaacaacaacaacaacaacaacaacaagctTCTTCTAAGAGAAGATcatataacaacaacaacaacaatgaccTGGGTGAGCTGCAAGAGTTGGCACTTAGGATGATGAGGaactaa